The Lolium rigidum isolate FL_2022 chromosome 2, APGP_CSIRO_Lrig_0.1, whole genome shotgun sequence genomic interval CGGCCACACGACCAGGCCAACACAATGCGTGCATGCGCATCTTGACACTGCACTACTCACCCGGACACCTAATAGTAATACACATGCATATTACCAAGTTTCACTAAACCATGTACACGGGTACTCATCTCCTGGCTTGCTGATCTGCTCGCATGCACTCCGCTATATCTTTGTGTTTCTGATCCACGGCTACGCCATGCCGCCGGACATTCGACCGACTAGAACTTAGACAATACTGatacaaagaaaaataaatatgatCTAATCTCCTAtatttagcactaataataataaGATTAGTGCCAACACTAAGTGCTTGTGGCGAGGGTTAGGGGAAGACGACGGCGCCGGTGGGCAAAGTGAGAGTTGGAAGCTGTTAGCATTTGAATCAAACATGGGAGAGATTTCTGGATCATTTTGATGCTACTAGTACTAGTTTCCTTTAGATAATATGAGCTGTCGTGAGAGGGAGTGAAACCAGTACTACTCCCAGACAGACTTTGGGTTGTGCACTTGTTAATAGTAGTAGTAGGAAGAAATCATGGCCATGCATGCGGCGCGTGCCTCCTCGATTCTGTTCCTGTGGCTGTTTAGCTTTTCCTTGTCATCCGTGTTGCATTTCCTCTCAACCACACATCTCCCAGCAGCAGCAAGATACCCATATTCCCGCGTGCTGCTCTTCTATTTCCTCCAAACTATCTAATCCTCTCCATCTATAAGTAGAGGCTCTTTGTTATTGTCCGCGTGCGGCGAGCGCGTGTGACTtttgtgacttagactttgactcttgctcggcgAGCGGAGGGGAGGGGGCTGCCGTGATGCTCCGGCCGGCGGAGGCGCGCGGCCATGGCGACTTGGTCGAAGGAAGGCGCTTGCGCAGTTTCCGGCCGGTGGCGATGCTGGGGGAAGGGCTCGGCCATGGTGTTCCAGAGGTGAACCCACGCACGTACGTTGGCATGGTTGGAGGCGAGCGTGGCTCCCAGGAAGCTAGCCGCCCGCGCGATCTTCTACCAGGTGACCCTCTGCCTATCTTTGTTTTCACGTTCGGATGAGATCGATTGGGTTTTTTTTTCCACGTGCGGCGATTAGTTGACTCATCTTTTTCCTCCGGAAAATTCCACATTCGCTGCAGTTCTACGAGGCGGTGACCCAGGCGAGGTGGTTCAAGTGGAGCTCGATCCACGCCGCCGCGGTGGCCGCCTTGCTCGAGACCAACGGCGGCGCGGAGGAATCCAGATCCCTCGTCGCCGACTCCGCCGCGCGCCTAAAGTCCGCCGCCGAGGTTGCCTTCTTCTACTGCGACCTCATGTTGGCCTTCTCCTCGCGCGGGCTGAAGGGCCGGGCCATGGATTTCTACGCGCGGCTCCGGGcgatgccgccgccgctcgccgggggCGGCAAGACCTACATGGCCATGATTAAGTCCCTGTGCATGATGGGGCTCGCCGACGAGGCCGAGGGGGCGCTCCGGGAGATGGCCGCTCTCGGGTACCAGCCTGATGCGTTTCAGTTTGGATTGGTGGCGAAATGCTATGGGAAGACGGGCCAATTGGCTGAGATGGAGAGGGTGACCGCGTCCATGTCGGACGTTGGCATCCGGATGGGCACCGGCGCGGCGAACATCGTCCTCTCGTGCTACAGCGCCTGTCGGGATCATGGGAAGATGCTAATGTGGCTGAAGAAGATGAGGAAGTTGCGTGTGGCACCGACCACCAAGGCTTACAACTTTGTGCTCAACTCGTGCCCGACGGTGGTATCGATGGCTCGTGAATTGGGCCCTTCGCTGCCGTTGTCGCCCGCGGAGTTGGTGAGGAAGCTCAAGTCTGGGTCTCCATGGCCGGCAGAAGCTGAGGTGGTGCAGGAGCTTCTGGCAGCCTCACCAGTGCTGGATAAGGCAATGGTTTGGTCAGAAACTGAGGTGAAGTTGAATCTGCATGGGTTCAGTATAACTTCAGCTTATGTGTTGATGCTGCAATGGGTGGACGCGGTGAAGGGGGTCCGTGCGTTGCCATTTCGAGGGAGGGAGTTAGTAGAGGCGCACCCATGAGATGGTCCGCCATTCCTAATTATTTTGGAGGGTCGATTCGAATTTTGGAGGCGGGACGGTTAGCAGTTTCTACTGGTAATTTTTTTTGCCTGAAAACTAAATGCTGAGAACTTCTGTTTCCTTTTTAATTTTGAGGAACGTAAAATATCTCTAAAACCGATGTAAAATTTTCTAGATAcatttttatataatttttttatttggatattgtatgcaaccagaaaagctgTTTTACTGAAACATGATGCCATTTATTaaaaaacaaaatcaaaatttATGTCTGTTAATTATCtataaaactagatgacataagacatGAGCATATAGAATTATTTTATTTCTAAAATTTCTATCATTTTTAATCATGTATAGGTGCGGCACTGCTATATTGTGGCTAGGCTTTTCTAATAGTGTTGGTTTAtctgcgatattaatatattttctttatagaAAATTTAAACTCCATATGAAATATGGTTTCATTTTCATATATTTCTCACAGTTTTTTGTTTACTTCAACTTTTTTACTGAAAAAAGGACCACGactaatctattatatactaaaagcaaaatgcagaggtctaaaatagagacatgaggttaatccacatcattaaaaTTATCTAATCCGTCTAATTTTGGTGGGACCTAATTATAACGGTTGAGATCAATAGACTTCCGTTCACGTAAATACGTACGAAGCAATTGTTTGTCACGTCTAACCAGCCACATCACGCTTGACCAGATGGAGTAGATGTGTACATATCTCATCAGGCACGTAACATGCAGATATGGTATACGTACCAGGAAATAAAGAGTCCTAACAAATCACGTTCCTTCGTTGCAAAAGAAAGAAAGTCAATCACCCTCATGTAAAGAGAAAATTGTGTATGTTTTGCATGCACTAACGGGGAAGGATCCACAACCTGAACCTGAGTTAGATTACCACGAAAGAATTACGCGGGTAACATGGCTAGGCGATCAACCAATTATCATGAAATTTATATACTAAGCATATACATCACCGCATTTGAAACGCTCTAAGCCCCTACCAAATGAAGGCCAGATACGTAGTGATGGTGGCTGCATACAATATATTTATATACGTTTGCATACAGTTGATTTTGGTACTAATTAATTACAGCATAAGATTTAATTTAAGGATATTTTGTTTCATGCTACCATTGTGTGCTCCACTCCTCATACTTTATACTTCTTCTGTTTCGAAATAAATGTCACATTTTTTCTAGATACAAAactatctagatgcattttagttacAGATCTATCCGTATATAGATAAAGTAGCAACACTTATTTTAAAATGAAGAGAGTATCTAGATAAAAAATACTCTCATCAATCACAACCTCCGTGTTACTAGATGTTTAATATCTACGTGAAAGAATATTCACTCCATTGATCCTATATAAAATATTTAGAATATACAAACTGTGAGCGATAAATTGTAAATTTTCTTAGTAGTATTACAACGTAAACCTGAGCTGTTTGTAGTCCATATTGTGCCAATGTTCATAACTTTTATTATAGACCAAACATAGTAGCATTGCCA includes:
- the LOC124689585 gene encoding pentatricopeptide repeat-containing protein At2g17033-like; this translates as MRSIGFFFPRSLQFYEAVTQARWFKWSSIHAAAVAALLETNGGAEESRSLVADSAARLKSAAEVAFFYCDLMLAFSSRGLKGRAMDFYARLRAMPPPLAGGGKTYMAMIKSLCMMGLADEAEGALREMAALGYQPDAFQFGLVAKCYGKTGQLAEMERVTASMSDVGIRMGTGAANIVLSCYSACRDHGKMLMWLKKMRKLRVAPTTKAYNFVLNSCPTVVSMARELGPSLPLSPAELVRKLKSGSPWPAEAEVVQELLAASPVLDKAMVWSETEVKLNLHGFSITSAYVLMLQWVDAVKGVRALPFRGRELVEAHP